The Chloroflexota bacterium genome has a window encoding:
- a CDS encoding ABC transporter substrate-binding protein, which yields MPKFRSLYWLASLLLLLASCTSAASPTQNPGGASRKGGVLRVATLGGAPKVLHPYPEPQYNTTPLADALTLMESGLIDLNYDTLDYWVNPDYCLAKDMPVISPDGRTFTFTLRDDIKWSDGQPITSADFQFAWDNASKPENDFVGLDDLERIASFTTPDPKTIVVTLKEPLARFLAMGIAAGIGPVPKHVWEGKPWLDPNGNPEILKPTVVSGPFIPKEISAERTTFVRNPNYWGKAPQLDEIDFIAASPQTALELAKTQQAEWVEQFPPSQFTEAKQISTLNVIDWSGASGSYRSIEFNLRRPLLADKRVREALVRAINRADLIQFEDNLAVPQYGLYTEGNTKWVNHNVEHYDYDMNKAKSLLKDAGYTLDGTVLKDRSGQPVKVEILFPTTSQPRQKMAAYLQQQWKQLGIDATVTGLEFNTFVDRAQRQKDFDITMGSWTAGLDPDGIRSQIKSDGTQNATGYSNPRVDQLMDQGAVEQDEGRRKSIYDEVQKTVMDDLPMFPTVTLKNFTAFDKKVQGVSPSKGGDILTANNMQVLSWSLAQ from the coding sequence ATGCCGAAATTTCGCAGTCTGTATTGGCTCGCGAGCCTCTTGCTGCTGCTGGCGTCCTGCACGTCAGCCGCGTCGCCGACGCAGAACCCGGGCGGGGCCTCGCGTAAGGGCGGGGTGCTGCGGGTGGCGACGCTCGGCGGGGCGCCGAAGGTGCTGCATCCCTATCCCGAGCCCCAGTACAACACGACGCCGCTGGCGGACGCCCTCACCCTGATGGAATCCGGACTCATCGACCTGAACTACGACACCCTCGACTACTGGGTCAATCCGGACTATTGCCTTGCCAAGGACATGCCCGTCATCTCACCCGATGGACGCACCTTCACCTTTACCCTCCGCGACGACATCAAGTGGAGCGATGGTCAGCCCATCACGTCCGCGGACTTCCAGTTCGCGTGGGACAACGCAAGCAAGCCCGAAAACGACTTCGTCGGCCTCGACGACCTGGAGCGCATCGCGTCCTTTACGACGCCGGACCCGAAAACGATCGTCGTGACCCTGAAGGAACCCCTTGCACGGTTCCTCGCCATGGGGATCGCGGCCGGCATCGGGCCCGTTCCCAAGCACGTCTGGGAAGGGAAACCGTGGCTGGACCCCAACGGCAACCCGGAGATCTTGAAGCCGACGGTGGTTAGCGGCCCGTTCATACCCAAGGAGATCAGCGCCGAGCGCACCACCTTCGTGCGGAACCCCAACTACTGGGGCAAGGCGCCCCAGCTCGACGAAATCGACTTCATCGCCGCTTCGCCCCAGACGGCGCTGGAGCTGGCGAAGACCCAGCAGGCGGAGTGGGTCGAGCAATTCCCGCCCTCGCAGTTCACCGAGGCGAAGCAGATCAGCACCCTCAATGTTATCGACTGGTCTGGCGCCTCTGGGAGCTATCGAAGCATCGAGTTCAACCTGCGGCGTCCGCTGCTCGCCGACAAGCGCGTTCGGGAGGCGCTCGTCCGCGCCATCAATCGCGCGGACCTCATCCAGTTCGAGGACAATCTCGCGGTTCCCCAGTACGGCCTCTACACTGAGGGCAACACGAAGTGGGTGAACCACAACGTCGAGCACTACGACTACGACATGAACAAGGCGAAGAGCCTGCTGAAGGACGCGGGCTACACCCTCGACGGTACGGTGCTGAAGGACCGGAGCGGACAGCCGGTCAAGGTGGAGATCCTGTTCCCGACCACGAGCCAGCCGCGGCAGAAGATGGCCGCGTACCTGCAGCAGCAATGGAAGCAGCTCGGGATCGACGCCACGGTGACGGGACTCGAATTCAACACGTTCGTCGACCGCGCCCAGCGTCAGAAAGACTTCGACATCACGATGGGAAGCTGGACCGCCGGGCTGGACCCCGACGGGATCCGCAGCCAGATCAAGAGCGACGGGACGCAGAATGCCACGGGCTATTCGAATCCCCGCGTCGACCAGCTCATGGACCAGGGTGCCGTGGAGCAGGACGAGGGACGACGGAAGTCGATCTACGACGAGGTCCAGAAGACCGTCATGGACGACCTTCCCATGTTCCCGACCGTCACCCTGAAGAACTTCACCGCTTTCGACAAGAAGGTCCAGGGCGTATCGCCATCCAAGGGCGGCGACATCCTGACGGCGAACAACATGCAGGTCCTCTCGTGGTCGCTGGCGCAGTAG